GTCACGCGGCGACCGCCCGCACGCGCAGCCGGTCCCCGAGCCGGCGGATCGCCTCGCTGCCGACGATCGCGTGGCCGCGGGCGTTGAGGTGGATCCGGTCGCCGGCCCAGATCGACGGGTCGGCGGCCATCGGGTGGTCGCGCAGGTCGACGTGCAGCCCGCCGTGGCGCCGCGACACCCGGCGAGCGACGTCGTCCACGGCCCGCAGCCCCGCATGGAACCGCGCCTTGCGCTCGGCCGGGACGAAGGGCGCCCGGCTGATGTCGACGAGGTCGGTGGTCACCACCTCGGCACCGGCGCGCCGCAGGGCGCGCACGACGACGTCGACCTCGCGCTCGACCGCCCCCGCGTCGAACTGCCCGCGGAAGAGGTCGTTGGCACCCGCGACGACGACCGCGAGGTCCGGCGCCCAGGCGAGCGCCTGGGCGAGCTGTCCCGCCCGGACCTCCCGCGCGGTGGCCCCCACCACGCCGAGGCCCACGTACGACACGTCACCGCCGCGGACCACCCGCAGCCCGTCGACGACCCGGTCGATCCACGACACGTCGCGGAAGCCGTCGACCGGCTCGCGCGTGCCCGCGGCGACGCTGTCACCCACCGCCACGACCCGCCGCCACGGCGCCCCGCGCAGCAGCTCGGCGACCGTCCGGTCGTCGAGGACCCGCGGGTCCGCGGCCTCCGCCGCCCACCCGCGGCTCACGACCGCGCCGCCTTCGGCGCGCCGGCCAGACCGAGGCCGGCGAGCCCCGCCGCCAGCGCCAGCAGCGCGCACATGACGTACACGTCGGTGTAGGCGCCGAGCCCCTCCCCGGTCTCGAGCAGCGTCGCCATCCCGGCCACGCCGAGCGCGCCGCCGACCTGCCGGCCGGTCTGCGTCAGTCCCACGCCGGCCGCGAACCGCGCCGGCTCCACGGCGAGCGCCGCGGCCGAGGAGATCCCGGTCGTCAGGGCCCCCATCCCGACGCCCATCACCAGCCCGACGGGCAGCCAGAACGCCAGGTACGCCGGGTCCTCGGGCAGCGTGAGGACGGTCACGGCGAACGCGGTGCCCAGGACCGCCGCTCCGCCCGCGACGACCCGCCGCGGACCGAAGCGCACGACGAGCGGCGCGGCGCGCAGCGCGACGATCGCCGCCGCCACCGCCCCCGGCGTCACCGCCAGGCCGGCCTCGAGCTCCGAGTAGCCCCACACCTGCACGAGCACGAGGACGCCGACGAGCAGCGACGAGAACAGCGCCGCGCCGTAGAGCAGCGACGCCAGGTTCGCCACGGCGAAGCTGCGCGAGCGCCACAGCGACGTCTCGATGGCCGGGGCGGGATGGCCGAGGGAGCGCCGCAGCGACCACGCCACCGCGAGGGCGGCGCCGGCCAGGCAGGCCAGCGTCCGCCCGTCGCCCCAGCCCCACCCCGACGCCTGCGTGATCCCCAGCGCCGCCAGGCCCACGCCCGCCCCGAGCACCGCGCTGCCCAGGACGTCGGCCAGCCGGCCGCCCTGCCCCTCCCCACCGCGCATCCGCAGCGCGGCCGCGAGCACCGCGAGGCCCACCGGCACGGTGATCGCGAAGACCGCGCGCCAGCCGAAGCCGTCGACGAGGACGCCGCCGAGCGCCGGGCCGGCCGCGGCCGCCAGGGCGCCCGCCGCGCTCCAGGCGCCGATCGCCGCGGTCCGCCGCTCCGGCGGCGTGTCGTGCAGGACGACCGCCAGCGACGCCGGGATCATCAGCGCCGCCGCCGCGCCCTGCAGCCCGCGGGCGGCGAGCAGCACGCCGAGCGACGGTGCGGCGGCGCACGCGAGCGAGAAGACCGTGAAGCCGCCCACGCCCGCGACGAGCAGCGTGCGACGGCCGAGCACGTCGGCGATCCGCCCCGCCGGGGCGAGCAGCGCCGCGAACGCGATCGCGTAGATCGTCACGACCCACGTCGCGTCGCCCACCGACGCGCCGGCGAAGTCGCCGCGCAGGTCGGCCACGGCGAGGTTGGCCACCGTCGCGTCGAGGAACGCGAGGAACGCCGCGCCGGAGGCCACGGCGAACGACCGCGCACCCACGGACGCCCGCGGCGCCGCGAGTGAGGGCGGGGCGAGACCTGCTGCAGCTTGCTGGCTCATGACGGCGGCAACCTCCGCGGAAGAGAAGAAGGACGAACGATCGTGCTTCTTACCAGACAACGAACGATCGTGCTACTTTCTGTGCAACCATGGCTCCCACCGCCGACCCGCACACCGACGGGCGCGTCCTGCGCGGTCGCCGCACCCGCGAGCAGGTGCTCGACACCGCCGCCCAGGTCGCGTCGGTCGAGGGGCTCGAGGGCCTCACCATCGGCCGGCTGGCCGCCGAGCTCGGCATGAGCAAGAGCGGGCTCTTCGCCCACTTCGGCTCGAAGGAGGAGCTCCAGCTCGCCACCACGCAGGCCGCGACGGACCGCTTCGTCGACCAGGTCATCAAGCCGGGCCTCGCGCGGCCCCGCGGCCGTCAGCGCCTGGAGGGCCTCTTCGACGGCTGGCTGGACTACATGCGCGACGGCACCTTCCAGGGCGGCTGCTTCTTCACCGCCGTGCGCGTCGAGTACGACAGCCGCCCCGCCGGCCCGGTGCGCGACGCCGTCGCCGCCGACCACGGGCGCTGGCTCGACGTCCTCGAGCGCACGGTGCGTGGCGCGCAGGACACGGGCGAGCTGCGCGACGACGTCGACGCCGGCCTGCTGGCCTTCGAGCTCGACGCCCTCGGCTCCGCGGCCAACCTCCACTTCCAGCTGCACCGCGACGACGTGGCGTTCACCCGCGCCCGCGCGGCCCTCGCCGCGCGCCTCGACGCGCTCGCCGCCGCCTAGGCGGATCCCTGACGCAGCCCGGGCGACGGCGCGTAGGCTCGCCGCCATGGCCGGCCCCGTCCTGCGCCGTCGCGGCAAGCTCTACGAGCTGCGGGTCGCCGCCCGCGCCTTCGCGGCCGGCCGCGCCCGCCGGCGGGCGGCTGCCACGGCCGCCCCGGAGCCCGACCTCGCGGCCCTGGAGCGCCTCCGCGAGCTCCTCGCGACCGACGATCGCGTCCGCGACGCCCGCCTCGTCGAGCTCCCCGCCCACCGGCCGCCGTGGACCGCCACCGGCATCGCCCTCGACGCCGGCGACCAGGTCTCGACCTTCGCGACCGGCCGGACGTTCCTCTCCCAGGCGCTCGACATCTGGGTCGGCCCGCACTTCCAGCTCTGGTTCCGCGTCGGCGCCCGGGCGCCGGTCTTCCGCGGCACCCGCGCGACGCACACCTTCACGGCCGCCACCGGCGGCCCCCTCGAGCTCGCCTCCTACTTCCCCGGCGAGTGGTCGACGAAGGACGGCGGCCTGGCCACCGACCCCGCCGTCTACCGCAGGGCCAAGGGCGCGCTGCACGTCGTCGTCGTGCGCTGGGTCGCCGGCACGGACGTCGTCGCCGCCGTCCAGGACCTCGCCGCCGCCGACACGACCGACCTCCTGGCCGCCGAGGCCCAGCGCCCCGCCGCCCTCGTGCCGCCGCCCCCGAGCTGGCGCCACACCTGGATCCTCGGTGACAGCGAGGTCTTCACCCCCGCGCCGCACGACGGCCCCGACGCGATCGGCTGCCACACCCACGCCGACGTCGCGATCGTCCAGCACGACGTCGATGTCCCGCTCACCGACACGACCCTCCTGCGCTGGCGCTGGCGCATCGACGAGCTGCCGTCGCAGTTGCCCGAGGACACGCTCGCCACCCACGACTACCTCTCGATCGCCCTCGAGTTCGACGACGGCCAGGACCTCACCTGGCACTGGAGCTCCTCGCTGCCCGTCGAGCACGCCTACCGCTGCCCGATCCCGACGTGGCACGACCGCGAGACGCACGTCGTCGTGCGCTCCGGGACCGATCGCCTCGGCGAGTGGCTCGACGAGGAGCGTCCCGTGCGCCGTGACTACGCCAACGCGATCGGCGAGCCCCCGCAGCGCATCGTCCGCGTCTGGCTCATCGCCGTCTCGCTCTTCCAGCGCGGCACCGGCAAGGGCGCCTTCGCAGGGATCGAGCTGGTGGACGGCGAAGACCACACCGCAGTCGGGCCGTGACGGCGGTGTGACCGTCTTGAGAAGGGGGCTTCAGTCGCGGCGGCCTGCTGCCGATCATCAAGACAGCGGGTGCCGCGCCCAGGTCGGAAGGGCGAGCCCCAGGGCAGGGAGGGTCGACGTCTCCCCGCAGGCCCCGCACCGACTCACGACCGGAAGGCATGAGCATGCGCGTCCTCTGCGCCAAGTGCCTGCGCTGGTGGCCCTCCGCGAGGGTCGCCGACCGGGCCAGCTGCCCGCACTGCGGCGGCTACCTCCGCAAGTAGCGACAGGCTCGCCGCCCCAGCGGCGAGCGTTCGTCGTCCTCCCGGGCGGCCTACGATGGCGCCGATGCCGGCGTTCCACGAGCTCGCCGCCCTCCCCGACCCGCCGCTCGACGAGCTCGCCCTCGCGCTCGCGGCCGAGTTCCGCGACGTCGACGACGCCGCCGCCCGGGCGACCCTCGACGCGCTCGCGCAGGACCTCGCCGCCGCGCTCGCTCGCACCGACGGCAGCCCGCAGGAGGAGGCGCGCGTCGCCGGGGACGTCCTGGGCACGGCGCACGGCTTCGCGGGCGACGAGCGCCAGTACGACGACCCGCGCAACTCCATGCTCGACGTCGTCCTCGAGCGCCGCCGGGGCCTGCCCATCCTGCTCTCGGTCGTCTACGTCGCCGTGGGCCGCCGCACCGGCGTGGCCCTCGAGGGCGTGGGCCTGCCGGGCCACTACGTCGTCGGCCACTTCGGGTGCGACCCGCCGCTGCTGCTCGACCCCTTCGGCGGCGGCAGCCTCGTCGAGACCCACGACGCGGCCGCCGTCCGGCCGTGGTCGGCGCACGACACCGCCATGCGGATGCTCAACAACCTCGTCGGCTCGTTCCGCCGCCGCGCGCACCTCGCGCACGCCATCAAGGCGGCGCAGCTGCGCCTCGTCCTCCCGAGCGACCCCGACGGCCGCGAGGTCCTCGAGCGCGAGCTGCGCGCGCTGCAGGCCCGCCTGAACTAGCCGCCCGTGTCGCGGCGCGGACGCCGGGCACCTCGGCGTCCATGGCCCTGCACCGCGACGTCGCGCCCGGTGTCCACCGCATCGAGGACGCCTACACGAACTGGTACCTCGTCGAGGACGGCGACCGGCTGACGGTCGTCGACACCGGCGTCCCGACGTCGTGGGGCTCGTTCGAGGCGGCACTGCGCGAGCTGGGGCGGCGCAAGGACCAGGTCGAGGCGGTCGTGCTCACCCACGCGCACTTCGACCACGTCGGCTTCGCCGAGCGCGCCCGCAAGGAGCTCGGCGTGCCGGTGCTCGTCCATCGCGAGGACGTCGAGCTGACCAAGCACCCCTCCCGCTACGAGCACGAGCGCTCGCGCATCCCGTACTTCGCCACGCAGGTCCGCGCCTTCCCGATCGTGGCCTCGCTCCTGGCCCACCGCGCGTTCTTCCCGTCGCCGGTCGGCGACGTCGTCCCGTACGACAGCGGCACGCTCGACGTCCCGGGCTCCCCCACCGTCGTGCCCTGCCCGGGCCACACCTTCGGCCACTGCGCGCTGCACCTCGCCGACCGCGACGTGCTCCTGGCCGGCGATGCGATCGTGACGCTCGACCCGTACACCGGGATGCGCGGTCCCCGCATGGTCGCGCGTGCCGCCACCGCGGACGTGGCGCGCAACGACGCGTCGCTCGACGCCCTCGCCGCGACGGGCGCCACGACGGTCCTCACGGGCCACGGCGAGCCGTTCACCGGCGGCGTCCAGAGCGCGGTCGAGCAGGCGCGCGTGGCCGGCGCCGCCTGACGCGACGGCGACACGACGCGGGCTAGCGTCCCGCCGCGTGCCCCGGGTGCTCGACGCGCAAGGGCTGGCCGTCGTCCGCGGCCGGCGCGAGGTCCTGCGCGACGTGGACGTCGAGCTGGCCGCCGGCGACGCGGTGCACCTGGCGGGCGCCAACGGCAGCGGCAAGACGAGCCTGCTGCGCGTGCTCGCCGGCCTGGCCGACGCGCGTCGCGGACGCGTCCAGCGCCACGGCACCTGGGCCTTCGTCCCCGAGAAGGTCGCCCTGGCCCCCGCGATCCGCGGGGGCGAGTGGCTCGCCGCGATGCGGCGCCTGCGCGGCCTCGAGCCCGTCGACTGGGCCACGGCCGCCGCGGCCAGTGGGCTGGACCCCCGGGTCCTCGACCGCCCGAGCGCGACCTGCAGCAAGGGCATGGTGCAGCGCCTCGCCCTGCTCGAGGCGCTCGACGCCGGCTGCCCACTGCTCTTCCTCGACGAGCCGTTCGCCGGCCTGGACGCCGACGGGCGCGACTGGCTGGCCGCCGAGCTGACGGCCCGCGTGGCCGAGGGCGCCGCCGCCCTGCTCACCGACCACTCCGGCGCCGCCGGGGGCCGGCTCGAGCTCCAGCGCGGCCTCGTGCTGCGCGACGGGGGCTGCGCCGTGGTCGAGGCCGGGACCGCCGCCGCCCCCGCCCGGCGCACGACCGTCGTCGCCGTCCACCCGACGCAGGGCACGCTGCGCCGTGCCGTGGCGCCCGACGCGGTCGACGGGCTCCTGCGCTCGCTGCTCGACGACGGCTGGCACGTGCACGAGGTCCGGCCGTGAGCGCCGCGGGCGCCCTGCGCTACCTCGTGCTCGTGGCCGCCCGCACCCGGACGCCGCTGCCCGCCGTCGCGGCGACGCTCTTCGCGCTGCTCGGCGTCTACGCCTACCGCCACAACGAGCCGGGCGCCACGTGGGGCCTGACGGCGCTCGTCGCGTGCGCCCTGGCGGCGTGGCTCGTCGGCGCCGTGCTCGACGGCGAGCCGGCCGCGCAGGCCGACATGGCCACCGCCGCCCTCGGCGGCCGCCCCGCCCGCACCGCGCTCGACGCCGTCCTCGTCGGCGGGGTCGCCGTCGCCCTCAGCGCGCTCTTCCTGGCCTACCCGCCAGCCCTGGGCCTGCTGGACCCCGAGCCGACCGCCGGCCTCGCCGTCGCCGCCCTGCTGGCCCACCTCGCCGCCGCGCTCGTCGGTGGAGCGCTCGCGGTCCTCTGCGCGCCGCCGCGCGTCACGCGCCGCGCCAGCGCCGTCGCCGCGGTGCTCGGCGGCCTCCTGCTGCTGGTCGTCCTCGCCGAGGCGCTCGGCCCCGCCGGGGGCCCGGTCGCCCTGGCCCGGACGCTCACCGACGCCGACGACGCGGGCGTCGACTGGGCGGCCACGGCGGCCGGGCTCGCGGGCTGTGCGGTCCTCGCCCTCGCGCTCCTCGTCGCCGCCACCCGGTGGGCGCGGCGCGCGGGCTGACGCTCAGGGCCGGGTCAGGCTCGCGACGACGCGCACCGCGAGGGTCTGCAGCGCCGAGACGTGGTCGTCGGACCACGCCCGCGGCTGGCCGTCGAACGCGCACAGCGCGCCGAGCACCTGCCCGTCGGCGTCGACGAGCGGGACGCCGGCGTAGGCCAGCACGCCGTCGGCCACCGCCGGGTGGTCGACGAGCAGGGGGTGCTCCCGGCAGTCGGCCACGACGAAGGGCCGTCCGGAGGCCACGGTGTGGCGGCAGATCGCGCCCGACAGCGCGGTCCCGCCCTCCTCGACGGCAGGACCGCTCAACCCGCACGACGCGACGATGTGCTGGCGCTGGTCGTCCAGCAGCGTGACCGCGGCCGACGGCGCCTCGGCCAGCCACGCGGCGACCTCGGCGAGGCGGTCGAGCTCCGCGCTGCCGGCCAGCGCCAGGGCCGCGAGGGCCGCGAGCCGGGCCGGATCCTCCAGACGCGCCTCGCGCGCCGTCGCCTTGTCGGCGTACAGCGCCTGGTCGGCGCGCCGGACGAGCTCGTCGCCGGTCTCCACGCGGTCCCACACCGCGACGCCGACGGACACGCCGGCGCCGTGGGGCACGGCGTCCTGCAGGCGCAGCGCGGTGGCCTCGGCCCCGTCCTGCCCGCAGTCGGGCAGCAGGAGGGCGAACTCGTCGCCGCCGAGGCGCACGAGCACGTCGGTCCCGCGCAGGACGTCCTGCCAGGCGCGCGCGGCCTCGCGCAGGAGCGTGTCGCCCGCGTCGTGGCCGTGGACGTCGTTGTGCTGCTTGAAGGCGTTGAGGTCGAGCATCGCGACGGCGACGTCGGTCTGGCTGCGCCGCGCGCGGGCCAGCGCGATCGGCAGCTCGCGGTCCCACAGGCGCCGGTTGGGCAGCTCGGTCAGGGCGTCGGTCAGCGCGAGGGCCTCGAGGCGGCGCACGGTCGCGCGGCGCTCGAGCGCCACGGAGGCCTCATGGCCGGCAACCGCCACGAGCGCCGCCTCGCGCACGCTGACCGACGCGACCGGCCGGTGCCAGCCGACGGTCAGCACGCCCAGCGGCGAGCGCGAGGCCATGACGGGCCGGCAGTAGATGCTGCGCGTGTCGGGTGCCACCTCGAGCAGCCGCGGCGAGATGCGCTCGTCGGTCGCCGCCTCGGCCGCGAACACCGCGCGGCCGCTCGCCATGACCTTGGCCTGCAGCGAACGGTCCTCGACGTTCACGCGCACGCCGCGCAGCGGCACCTCGCCGGCGACCGCGGTGACGACGATCTCGTCGCCCTCGCGCTCGGACAGCGCGACCCACGCCGCGCCGGTCAGCGACCGCACGTGCTCGACGACCGCCGGCCGGGCGTCCTCGAGGGCGCCGACGTCCTGGGCGAGGCGGTGCAGCGCCCCGAGCTCGCGCTGCTCGGCCTGCAGCTGCTCCTCCATGCGCCGGCGGTCCGTGACGTCGGTGCCGGCGCAGAGCATCCCGGTGACCCGTCCGTGCTCGTCGTGCAGGAGCTCGCTGTG
The DNA window shown above is from Conexibacter sp. SYSU D00693 and carries:
- a CDS encoding MFS transporter; the encoded protein is MSQQAAAGLAPPSLAAPRASVGARSFAVASGAAFLAFLDATVANLAVADLRGDFAGASVGDATWVVTIYAIAFAALLAPAGRIADVLGRRTLLVAGVGGFTVFSLACAAAPSLGVLLAARGLQGAAAALMIPASLAVVLHDTPPERRTAAIGAWSAAGALAAAAGPALGGVLVDGFGWRAVFAITVPVGLAVLAAALRMRGGEGQGGRLADVLGSAVLGAGVGLAALGITQASGWGWGDGRTLACLAGAALAVAWSLRRSLGHPAPAIETSLWRSRSFAVANLASLLYGAALFSSLLVGVLVLVQVWGYSELEAGLAVTPGAVAAAIVALRAAPLVVRFGPRRVVAGGAAVLGTAFAVTVLTLPEDPAYLAFWLPVGLVMGVGMGALTTGISSAAALAVEPARFAAGVGLTQTGRQVGGALGVAGMATLLETGEGLGAYTDVYVMCALLALAAGLAGLGLAGAPKAARS
- a CDS encoding SGNH/GDSL hydrolase family protein, coding for MSRGWAAEAADPRVLDDRTVAELLRGAPWRRVVAVGDSVAAGTREPVDGFRDVSWIDRVVDGLRVVRGGDVSYVGLGVVGATAREVRAGQLAQALAWAPDLAVVVAGANDLFRGQFDAGAVEREVDVVVRALRRAGAEVVTTDLVDISRAPFVPAERKARFHAGLRAVDDVARRVSRRHGGLHVDLRDHPMAADPSIWAGDRIHLNARGHAIVGSEAIRRLGDRLRVRAVAA
- a CDS encoding diguanylate cyclase domain-containing protein encodes the protein MLQFPLRPTGLAPALSDARHRRLLTWLLDALTLLVAALTVVMGHAAWLVLPLVVLSAVARVSANAAVRRSDRASRRQAERYFQKAGTMLLDLDREGRVRAINEAGCAVVGRSAEELVGADWFAIALTSEYEPQGRAAYAEVIGRGELRREHVDLELVASCGEVRHVQWHSELLHDEHGRVTGMLCAGTDVTDRRRMEEQLQAEQRELGALHRLAQDVGALEDARPAVVEHVRSLTGAAWVALSEREGDEIVVTAVAGEVPLRGVRVNVEDRSLQAKVMASGRAVFAAEAATDERISPRLLEVAPDTRSIYCRPVMASRSPLGVLTVGWHRPVASVSVREAALVAVAGHEASVALERRATVRRLEALALTDALTELPNRRLWDRELPIALARARRSQTDVAVAMLDLNAFKQHNDVHGHDAGDTLLREAARAWQDVLRGTDVLVRLGGDEFALLLPDCGQDGAEATALRLQDAVPHGAGVSVGVAVWDRVETGDELVRRADQALYADKATAREARLEDPARLAALAALALAGSAELDRLAEVAAWLAEAPSAAVTLLDDQRQHIVASCGLSGPAVEEGGTALSGAICRHTVASGRPFVVADCREHPLLVDHPAVADGVLAYAGVPLVDADGQVLGALCAFDGQPRAWSDDHVSALQTLAVRVVASLTRP
- a CDS encoding DUF3047 domain-containing protein, giving the protein MAGPVLRRRGKLYELRVAARAFAAGRARRRAAATAAPEPDLAALERLRELLATDDRVRDARLVELPAHRPPWTATGIALDAGDQVSTFATGRTFLSQALDIWVGPHFQLWFRVGARAPVFRGTRATHTFTAATGGPLELASYFPGEWSTKDGGLATDPAVYRRAKGALHVVVVRWVAGTDVVAAVQDLAAADTTDLLAAEAQRPAALVPPPPSWRHTWILGDSEVFTPAPHDGPDAIGCHTHADVAIVQHDVDVPLTDTTLLRWRWRIDELPSQLPEDTLATHDYLSIALEFDDGQDLTWHWSSSLPVEHAYRCPIPTWHDRETHVVVRSGTDRLGEWLDEERPVRRDYANAIGEPPQRIVRVWLIAVSLFQRGTGKGAFAGIELVDGEDHTAVGP
- a CDS encoding MBL fold metallo-hydrolase, with translation MALHRDVAPGVHRIEDAYTNWYLVEDGDRLTVVDTGVPTSWGSFEAALRELGRRKDQVEAVVLTHAHFDHVGFAERARKELGVPVLVHREDVELTKHPSRYEHERSRIPYFATQVRAFPIVASLLAHRAFFPSPVGDVVPYDSGTLDVPGSPTVVPCPGHTFGHCALHLADRDVLLAGDAIVTLDPYTGMRGPRMVARAATADVARNDASLDALAATGATTVLTGHGEPFTGGVQSAVEQARVAGAA
- a CDS encoding ATP-binding cassette domain-containing protein, giving the protein MPRVLDAQGLAVVRGRREVLRDVDVELAAGDAVHLAGANGSGKTSLLRVLAGLADARRGRVQRHGTWAFVPEKVALAPAIRGGEWLAAMRRLRGLEPVDWATAAAASGLDPRVLDRPSATCSKGMVQRLALLEALDAGCPLLFLDEPFAGLDADGRDWLAAELTARVAEGAAALLTDHSGAAGGRLELQRGLVLRDGGCAVVEAGTAAAPARRTTVVAVHPTQGTLRRAVAPDAVDGLLRSLLDDGWHVHEVRP
- a CDS encoding TetR/AcrR family transcriptional regulator, coding for MAPTADPHTDGRVLRGRRTREQVLDTAAQVASVEGLEGLTIGRLAAELGMSKSGLFAHFGSKEELQLATTQAATDRFVDQVIKPGLARPRGRQRLEGLFDGWLDYMRDGTFQGGCFFTAVRVEYDSRPAGPVRDAVAADHGRWLDVLERTVRGAQDTGELRDDVDAGLLAFELDALGSAANLHFQLHRDDVAFTRARAALAARLDALAAA
- a CDS encoding transglutaminase-like domain-containing protein; protein product: MPAFHELAALPDPPLDELALALAAEFRDVDDAAARATLDALAQDLAAALARTDGSPQEEARVAGDVLGTAHGFAGDERQYDDPRNSMLDVVLERRRGLPILLSVVYVAVGRRTGVALEGVGLPGHYVVGHFGCDPPLLLDPFGGGSLVETHDAAAVRPWSAHDTAMRMLNNLVGSFRRRAHLAHAIKAAQLRLVLPSDPDGREVLERELRALQARLN